In Pseudemcibacter aquimaris, the sequence GATCTGGCTGGTGATGAGCTTACAAGTCAGGAAGATGGTATTCTTCGTGGATATGATCTTTCTCTTGATCAGGCCAATGAAATGATTATGGCGGCACGCGCCCATTGGTTTGATGACGAAGAAGAGACATCAGAAGCGGCAGAAGAATAAGAACAGGACGTAAAGTGACCGGCAAGACGAGAGAACGAAAATGTTTGGTCACTGGCGATGTTCTTCACGCGTCTGAAATGATCCGTTTTGTTGCAGGACCAGATGGAACAATTGTTCCTGATGTTGCAGCAAAACTCCCTGGCAGGGGGTGTTGGTTAACCGCTGACAGAAAGATTATTGAAGAGGCAATAAAGAAAAAAACCTTTTTAAGGGTTGGAAGAGATCTTCTGAAAAACATCAAGGGTGATGTTGAAAATGTAGAAGGTGAAAAGGCTCTTAAAAAAGAAACCGTCAAGGTAAGTGAAACTCTGGCGGATCAGGTTGAAGTGCTACTACATAAAAGGGTTCTCGATTATGTAGGGCTTGCGAACAGAGCCGGGAATATTATTACCGGTTTTGAAAAAGTAAGGGCAGCGCTTAAAGGCGGCAAAACGAAAGTTTTGATAACAGCCAGCGACGCTGCCGAGAACGGACGCAGTAAAATGTGTCAGGGGCTTGATAATTTGCAGGTAATTGATATCTTTGCCCGCGATGATTTAAGTCAGGCAACCGGACTTGAAAATGCAGTGCATATTGCGCTCTTGCCCGGTGGCATAAGTGATAGTTTGTTACGGGAGGTTTCCCGGTATGGACGTTGCAGGAACTAGGTTATTTAAGACGCTGTTCTTTTCTTATTATGTAAAAAGTTTTTTTATGTTAAAAGGTTAGAACGGTTTTTAAGGCGAAAAAAGAATGAGTGACGATAAAAAGAAAAAAACACCACTATCAACATCTGGGCGTAAAACGCTTCAGATGAAGCCTTCTGGCACCTTAAGTGCTGGTGGCGGTGCAAGTGGTGTTGTGGTTCAGCGCAAAAAGAAATTGATTATGCCTGGCCAAAAAGCTGCGCCTGAAACACAATCTGCAAAGCCAAAATCCATTATCAAAACACCATTTGATGCGGAAAAGAAACCAGCACCGGCACCGGTTGAAGAAAAGAACACAGGCGGTCTTTCTGATAGTGAGCGTGAAAAACGCGCGAAAGTTTTAGAACAAGCACAAAAAGATGCTGACGCGAAAGCGAAAAAGGCAGCCGAGGAAGCAAAGCGTAAAGCCGTAGAGGACGCCGCAAAAGCAGAACGTCTTGCGAAAGAGGCTGAAGAAAATAAGAAAAAAGCCAAGGCAGAACCGCCAGCCAAGCCAAAGCCTGAAGTGGACGAAGCAAAGCGTAAAGCTGACCTTGAAATGAAGAAAAAAGCCGAAGCTGAAGCTAAGAAAATTGCAGAGGCAGAAGCGAAAGCACAAGCGGCAAAAGTTGCAGCAAAGGCGCCCGCTAAGCCTGCGCCTGCACCGAAGCCAGTTGCAAAAGAAGTGCCAAAACGTCCAGAAGTTAAGAAAAGCCGCATGGATGATAATCGCCGTCGCGGTGGTAAACTAACGGTGACACAGGCGCTTTCTGGTAATATGGAACGTCAACGCAGTCTTGCGTCATTAAAGCGTAAACGCGCGAAAGAAAGACGCCAAAGCGGCCTCGTGGAGCCTGCGAAAAAAGTTTACCGTGAAGTGGTTGTGCCTGATCATATTACTGTGGCGGAACTTGCAAACCGTATGACGGAAAAAACCGTTGATGTGACACGTGCATTGATGAAAATGGGTGAAATGTTAGGTCCAAATGATCAGGTTGATCATGATGTGGCAGAGCTGATCGTTGAAGAATTTGGCCATAAATTAAAACGCATTAGTGCCTCTGACGTTGAAACCGATCTTGGCGGCCCTGAAGATGCAGATACAGATCTAGAGCCACGCGCACCAGTTGTGACCGTAATGGGGCACGTTGATCATGGTAAAACATCGATCCTTGATGCGCTTCGTAAAACAAGTGTAACCGAGGGCGAAGCAGGCGGTATCACGCAGCATATCGGCGCCTATCAGATTAAACTTGCATCAGGCGATAAGATTACATTCCTTGATACACCTGGCCATGCCGCCTTTACGGCGATGCGTG encodes:
- a CDS encoding DUF448 domain-containing protein, with protein sequence MTGKTRERKCLVTGDVLHASEMIRFVAGPDGTIVPDVAAKLPGRGCWLTADRKIIEEAIKKKTFLRVGRDLLKNIKGDVENVEGEKALKKETVKVSETLADQVEVLLHKRVLDYVGLANRAGNIITGFEKVRAALKGGKTKVLITASDAAENGRSKMCQGLDNLQVIDIFARDDLSQATGLENAVHIALLPGGISDSLLREVSRYGRCRN